In the genome of Corticium candelabrum chromosome 18, ooCorCand1.1, whole genome shotgun sequence, the window AATCTGCAGTGCTCCGCCGACCCTACCAGTGCCGAAAGCGGTCCAACGCGTAATGAGGACAGCCCAGCTACTggctgttccccataagtgtgaactttgaaaatcatcaatatctctgctgttttttggactttcgcgatgatctcggtatcgttagaaaccgctaggtctggcatttctgtttatcaaattatctaagcctttcctacaaacgaaacggaaggatagtacttgtgcatatcaaacacaaacgggaggaacaatggctattatccaattatcttgtaagaccaacggatcagcaaccggaaccatttaagataattggtataacatggtccaactggagcagctcttagtgcacTAATGAgtacacctggtgtgacctctacttcattactcacttccgggTTCACGCTTacggggaacagacagtagagtGGCAGTGGCAGCAGGATTCCAACGTTTACTTGCGACGCTGCTAGTGCTCCATGCGACCTCTAGGCTCGAGATTCTAGCCGGTCATTCCCCAAGAGGCGAACGACGTTTTCGCTTCGTAGGGAGATGACTGGCTCGACCATCGCGCCTACCTGGTGTcgtgcagacagacatccatGTTTGAGACATCCATGTTGGTAAATGCACCGTCACTGTAAAAGTTCCTATACAGTTTAGCGCGTGCCTCGTCAATAAATCCAAAGAAAATCAATTTTGTCAAAAGCTACAAAACCAAATCCAACAAGTCAGCAATAACAATCCAAAACGAGCTACTAAACATCACAGCCCAAGAAGGCGGCTAGCAGCATCCAGGATGACTTTATCATCAGGGATCTTCCCAGCGGTTGTGCCCTTGTCGTTGCCCTTGGCCTGCCACTCCGCCAACGACATTTTGCACTCTGTCACCTTCCCATTGGGAGTGTAGATCTTATTATCATGCACCACAGTCATGCCATCCCCACTACACGTGGGATTGCCATAATCCCCATCACGACCCATAACCACAGTGTTGTTGTAAAAGTAATCCTCGTGGCCCTTCAGTTGAGAGCAGATGCCAAACCCGCGCCCAACGTACGCATAGATGTTGTTAAAGTGGTGATTATCATGACCACCAAAGTCGTTCTTCATTCCGTTCCCACTGTATGCAAAGAAGTTTCCGCTAGTCATATAATAGTTCGACCCATCGTCATTATCGATGGCCTCTTGGCTGTGATAATTGGCAATCATGAAGTTGCTGCTGATATAGTCATACTGTTTGTCCGGCGACGGCGTTTTGCCGTCTTTTACCTTGGTAACAAACACTTGACGGTCCCAACTGTTAAACGGTCCATGGTCACCAGACTCCCTGCAAGTGTTCAAGAGTAAGTTCTCAGTCAAATTTGACCCTCCACCAAATCCGTCATTAAAGTTAATTCCCGCACGCGGTCCGTTAAAAAATATATTGCCTATGAGCAAGTTCTGGCACGATTTAGCTTGGAAATAGAATGACGACTGTTTCTCCCAGATGCCTATTTCATGAACAAAGTTGTTGATGATTTTGTTGAAGCGTGGTTGATTGCCGTCTGTTCCGTCAGGGCCCATTCCGTCGACGCCAGCGCCTGTAGTGTAGCCCCAAGAGCCTATGACAGAGTCTCCAATCCAGGCAAACTCGGAGTTCTGGATAGTGACTGCTCGATTATATCCAGATATCATGATTGCGTTGCTGTCCAACCGTTCAAAAACACAAGAATCTACCATGGTCTCCTCTGTACCCTCAAAAAAGAGTGCACCCATTCGTTCCAAAGCCCAGTCTCCACCAGATGGCATGCCATGTGGATCCATGTAAGTGTATGCGGTATCTTTGAACATAACTCCTTTAAAAGCGAGACCTTTGACAGGCTTTTCTTGAGTTCCTGTAACGTTAAACAACGTTTTCAAGTTAGTTATTTCAAATACTGTGTCCTCTGGTGGAGCACCTGTCCCATTATACCAAAAGTATAACATTTTGGTCTTTTCATCATAGAACCATTCATTGGGACTGTCTAGTTCTTCAAATACGTTCTCAATATAAAACTCTGCTCCATTGTTGTTTCCTCTAGCGCCCTGAAAGCCACCTTTGCTAAACATAAACTTGCCAGATGATGCATCATAGTCTCCCACTTCAAACATCCAACTAGCCCAGTGACCTGGACGCCATGTTTGAACAACAGCTCCAGTCGCGTTCTTGTAAGGAGAGTTTGGAAGAACCGATTTGTCAACTATCATTCCAGAAGGTACTTTGTAAGTGAAGGCCCCGCCTCCTGAAGTGGCACTGCCACACCAATAACCAGCTGGAGGACTAAAGTATTTGCAAGGACCACCAATACCAAGCTGATATTTCTGAAAACTGTTTGATGACGTCCTTATAGGCATATTAGGATTCACTTCTTTGTCAGGCTTAGTTGGTAGAGTTGGAGGAATCCAAGATTTGGCTTGTAGAGAAGACCCAAATCCTAACTCAGGGTCAGCATTGGGATAACGTGCTCTAATGGCGCGCATACCATTTACACGCAAACCAAGAATTGATGAAATGTTGTCATGAGAAAGATCAGCCACATACACGTTTGTTGCAGCGCTAAGTCGACCACTCACGTGACCATCTTCAGACACAGGGTTCCATCCATGGTCAAAACGAAACCAGCACTGTCGAGCATACTGCCCTTGTTTGTCATCATGCCAAGTCCAAACATTACACGAGCCATTGGCCTTACACATGGACATACAAGTCATGTAATCATCATATGTCCCATTGATAGCAATCTTTCCAGGTACTGGATGCTGGCCATAGATGGCATTCTGATTCATCTCAACGTTCCAACTGCTGTTAGTGGAGACATTATGAGGCATCCACTTGGGCATAATGAGTCTGCCCCCGCTCACCCACGCCTCTTCACCCTGATAGCTCTGAATAGTCAATCCGGAGGAATCACTCGCCATTAGATCAATAGTTTGGTCTAGATAGTAGACCCCCTTGCGTAGAACAACGCTAGAGCCCGGGCCAGCTTTCTGTGCGCTTGCAACGCCTTTGGCAACAGTCTTGAATGGCGAGCTTTGGGTTCCAGAGTTCGAGTCGCTACCCGAGGTAGCATCGACGTAGAAAGCCGTTCCGGTTTCGTCTACAGGAAAGATTCCAATTCGACTTGTAGAGAATTTGTGGTCGCCGACGGATACGTTGCAATTTTGTGCTTCTTGAGCACCGTTGAGGGCGTCGGCAAGCTGCTGGAATTGTTGCTTTGTACGCATTGGCTGGATTTTGCGAGCGAACTCCATGGCTAACTGACGCATCTTGCAGTCGAAGCTTTTTTGGTCACCTAACGCGGCAACAACAAAACCAAGTAGCAGAAAGGCGGCAGAAGAAGAGACCGCCATGTTGAGTAGGCTATCTAGTCACGTGATTGGACTGCAATAGTCGCGAGGTGTGTCGGACTCCGAGCATGTGTTTACTCTGAGCCGTTTAGAAGCTGGCCCTGTTTATACTGCAGCTACAGCGCACGGAAAAACATAGGACTAAAAGGCCAACATTTGATCAAGACTAATAATTTTTTGCAGAGTTTACCAACTAGTCTTGCATGATGGTGGTAAGGATGagacaaagtgtgtgtgtgtgtgtgtgtgtgtgtgtgtgtgtgtgtgtgtgtgtgtgtgtgtgtgtgtgtgtgtgtgttgtgtgtgtatgtgtgtgtgtgtgtgcctgtgtgtgtataaatTTTTAAACCTGTGGCTAGTCTGCTAGACTGATGGTA includes:
- the LOC134194060 gene encoding uncharacterized protein LOC134194060, whose product is MAVSSSAAFLLLGFVVAALGDQKSFDCKMRQLAMEFARKIQPMRTKQQFQQLADALNGAQEAQNCNVSVGDHKFSTSRIGIFPVDETGTAFYVDATSGSDSNSGTQSSPFKTVAKGVASAQKAGPGSSVVLRKGVYYLDQTIDLMASDSSGLTIQSYQGEEAWVSGGRLIMPKWMPHNVSTNSSWNVEMNQNAIYGQHPVPGKIAINGTYDDYMTCMSMCKANGSCNVWTWHDDKQGQYARQCWFRFDHGWNPVSEDGHVSGRLSAATNVYVADLSHDNISSILGLRVNGMRAIRARYPNADPELGFGSSLQAKSWIPPTLPTKPDKEVNPNMPIRTSSNSFQKYQLGIGGPCKYFSPPAGYWCGSATSGGGAFTYKVPSGMIVDKSVLPNSPYKNATGAVVQTWRPGHWASWMFEVGDYDASSGKFMFSKGGFQGARGNNNGAEFYIENVFEELDSPNEWFYDEKTKMLYFWYNGTGAPPEDTVFEITNLKTLFNVTGTQEKPVKGLAFKGVMFKDTAYTYMDPHGMPSGGDWALERMGALFFEGTEETMVDSCVFERLDSNAIMISGYNRAVTIQNSEFAWIGDSVIGSWGYTTGAGVDGMGPDGTDGNQPRFNKIINNFVHEIGIWEKQSSFYFQAKSCQNLLIGNIFFNGPRAGINFNDGFGGGSNLTENLLLNTCRESGDHGPFNSWDRQVFVTKVKDGKTPSPDKQYDYISSNFMIANYHSQEAIDNDDGSNYYMTSGNFFAYSGNGMKNDFGGHDNHHFNNIYAYVGRGFGICSQLKGHEDYFYNNTVVMGRDGDYGNPTCSGDGMTVVHDNKIYTPNGKVTECKMSLAEWQAKGNDKGTTAGKIPDDKVILDAASRLLGL